Proteins co-encoded in one Syngnathoides biaculeatus isolate LvHL_M chromosome 22, ASM1980259v1, whole genome shotgun sequence genomic window:
- the wnt3 gene encoding proto-oncogene Wnt-3, which translates to MDLYLNGYLLCVWLCGSRVLGGYPIWWSLALGQQYSSLGSQPIPCGSIPGLVPKQLRFCRNYIEIMPSVAEGVKLGIQECQHQFRGRRWNCTTIKDNLAIFGPVLDKATRESAFVHAIASAGVAFAVTRSCAEGTSTMCGCDSHHKGPPGEGWKWGGCSEDAEFGVLVSREFADARENRPDARSAMNRHNNEAGRTTILDHMHLRCKCHGLSGSCEVKTCWWAQPDFRTLGDYLKDKYDSASEMVVEKHRESRGWVETLRVKYAFFKHPTERDLVYYEGSPNFCEPNQETGSFGTRDRACNVSSHGIEGCDLLCCGRGHNTRTEKRKEKCDCIFHWCCYVSCQECMRIYDVHTCK; encoded by the exons ATGGATTTGTACCTGAACGGATATCTGCTGTGCGTGTGGCTGTGCGGCTCGCGGGTGCTCGGAGGCTATCCCATCTGGTG GTCGCTGGCCCTGGGGCAGCAGTACTCATCCTTGGGCTCCCAACCCATCCCGTGCGGCTCCATCCCGGGCCTGGTTCCCAAGCAGCTGCGCTTCTGCCGCAACTACATCGAGATCATGCCCAGCGTGGCCGAGGGCGTCAAACTGGGCATCCAGGAGTGCCAGCACCAGTTCCGCGGGCGCCGGTGGAACTGCACCACCATCAAGGACAACCTGGCCATCTTCGGGCCGGTGCTGGATAAAG CAACCAGAGAGTCGGCCTTCGTCCACGCAATCGCTTCGGCCGGCGTCGCCTTCGCCGTGACGCGCTCCTGCGCCGAGGGCACGTCCACCATGTGCGGTTGCGACTCCCACCACAAGGGACCGCCCGGGGAGGGCTGGAAGTGGGGCGGCTGCAGCGAGGACGCAGAGTTCGGCGTGCTGGTGTCCCGGGAGTTTGCGGACGCCCGGGAAAACCGACCGGACGCCCGCTCGGCCATGAACCGGCACAATAACGAAGCGGGACGCACG ACCATCCTGGACCACATGCATCTGCGCTGCAAGTGCCACGGCCTGTCGGGGAGCTGCGAGGTCAAGACGTGCTGGTGGGCGCAGCCCGACTTCCGCACGCTGGGCGACTACCTGAAGGACAAGTACGACAGCGCCTCGGAGATGGTGGTGGAGAAGCACCGGGAGTCCCGCGGCTGGGTGGAGACCCTCCGCGTCAAGTACGCCTTCTTCAAGCACCCCACCGAGCGCGACCTGGTCTACTACGAGGGCTCGCCGAATTTCTGCGAGCCCAACCAGGAGACGGGCTCCTTCGGGACGCGGGACCGCGCCTGCAACGTGTCGTCGCACGGCATCGAGGGCTGCGACCTGCTGTGCTGCGGCCGCGGGCACAACACCCGGACCGAGAAGCGCAAGGAGAAGTGCGACTGCATCTTCCACTGGTGCTGCTACGTCAGCTGCCAGGAGTGCATGCGCATTTATGACGTGCACACGTGCAAGTGA